In Calonectris borealis chromosome 29, bCalBor7.hap1.2, whole genome shotgun sequence, one genomic interval encodes:
- the SLC27A3 gene encoding long-chain fatty acid transport protein 3, with protein sequence MALAAALAALAALALLQRLLRPHLWADLAFAARAARCRRRAGGGGGGSLAARFLRAARETPARPFLRAAGGAEPYGRAARRVARVANALRRRPLGGGEGGELGPGVTVGLLVGNEPRFVWGWLGLAALGARPAFLGTALRPTALRHCLRACGARALLVADDLFAAVEPILPSLQEDGIVVWVLGSGPYPPGVLALQELLDAASEELEPEDVWQPEDMNETCLYIFTSGTTGLPKAARVSHLKSIMCLSFYELVGASSRDVVYLALPLYHMAGSLLGIVGCIGIGATCVLKEKFSASQFWDDCRAEGVTVFQYIGELCRYLVNQPPRPGEREHGLRLAVGSGLRPDVWRSFLQRFGAIRIVETYGMTEGNVTLFNYTGTPGAVGRSSFIYKLFSPFEIVRYDVTEGAPVRDAAGRCIRVGTGETGLLIAPVTPRTPFLGYAGSRELSEQKLLRGVFAEGDTYFSTGDLMEQDAAQFVRFRDRTGDTYRWKGENVATTEVAEALVAHESLQEATVYGVTVPGHEGRAGMAALVLRPGCRLDGPALYRHVEQLLPPYARPRFLRLQERLAMTETFKQQKVRLAQEGFDPARVPDPLFLLDETTKAYVPLGPALWEGVLDGRLRI encoded by the exons atggcgctggcggcggcgctggcggcgctggcggccctggcgctgctgcagcGGCTGCTGCGGCCGCACCTCTGGGCCGACCTGGCCTTcgcggcgcgggcggcccggtgccggcggcgggcggggggcggcggcgggggcagcctgGCCGCCCGGTTCCTGCGGGCAGCGCGGGAGACGCCGGCCCGGCCCTTCctgcgggcggcgggaggcgcggaGCCCtacgggcgggcggcgcggcgggtggCGCGGGTGGCCAACGCGCTGCGGCGGCGGCCCctgggcggcggggaagggggggagctGGGTCCCGGCGTGACCGTGGGGCTGTTGGTGGGCAACGAACCGCGTTTCGTCTGGGGCTGGTTGGGGCTGGCGGCGCTGGGGGCCCGCCCCGCCTTCCTGGGCACGGCGCTGCGCCCCACCGCCCTCCGGCATTGCCTGCGCGCCTGCGGGGCGCGGGCGCTGCTGGTGGCGGACG ACCTGTTTGCGGCTGTGGAGCCCATCCTGCCCAGCCTGCAGGAGGATGGAATcgtggtgtgggtgctgggctcGGGGCCGTACCCCCCCGGCGTCCTGgccctgcaggagctgctggatgcGGCCTCCGAGGAGCTGGAGCCCGAGGACGTCTGGCAGCCCGAGGACATGAACGAGACCTGCCTCTACATCTTCACCTCCGGCACCACCG gtctccccaaagccgcccGTGTCTCCCACCTCAAGTCCATCATGTGCCTGAGCTTCTACGAGCTGGTGGGAGCCTCCAGCCGGGACGTGGTGTACCTGGCGCTGCCCCTCTACCACATGGCCGGCTCCCTCCTGGGCATCGTCGGCTGCATTGGCATCG GGGCCACTTGCGTGCTGAAGGAGAAGTTCTCAGCCAGCCAGTTTTGGGACGACTGTCGCGCCGAGGGCGTCACCGTCTTCCAGTACATCGGGGAGCTCTGCCGCTACCTGGTCAACCAGCCCCCG cgccccggggagcgggAGCACGGGCTGCGGCTGGCGGTGGGCAGCGGGCTGCGCCCCGACGTCTGGCGGAGCTTCCTGCAGCGCTTCGGGGCCATCCGCATCGTGGAGACCTACGGGATGACCGAGGGCAACGTCACCCTCTTCAACTACACGGGGACGCCGGGGGCCGTGGGGCGCAGCAGCTTCATCTACAAg CTCTTCTCACCCTTTGAGATCGTGCGCTACGACGTGACGGAGGGAGCTCCGGTGCGGGACGCGGCCGGGCGCTGCATCCGCGTGGGGACGG GCGAGACGGGGCTGCTGATCGCCCCGGtgaccccccgcacccccttcCTGGGCTACGCCGGCAGCCGGGAGCTGTCGGAGCAGAAGCTGCTGCGGGGGGTCTTCGCCGAGGGTGACACCTACTTCAGCACCGGTGACCTGATGGAGCAGGATGCGGCCCAGTTCGTCCGCTTCCGTGACCGAACCGGGGACACCTACAG GTGGAAAGGCGAGAACGTGGCCACCACAGAGGTGGCCGAAGCCTTGGTGGCCCACGAGTCCCTGCAAGAAGCCACCGTCTACGGTGTCACCGTGCCAG GCCACGAGGGTCGTGCGGGGATGGCGGCGCTGGTGCTGCGCCCCGGCTGCCGGCTGGACGGACCCGCGCTCTACCGGCACGTGGAGCAGCTCCTGCCGCCCTACGCCCGGCCCCGCTTCCTCCGGCTGCAG GAGCGCCTGGCGATGACGGAGACCTTCAAGCAGCAGAAGGTGCGGCTGGCGCAGGAGGGCTTCGATCCGGCTCGCGTCCCCGATCCCCTCTTCCTGCTGGATGAGACCACCAAAGCCTAcgtgcccctcggccccgcgCTCTGGGAGGGGGTCCTGGACGGGCGCCTCCGCATTTAG